A section of the Trachemys scripta elegans isolate TJP31775 chromosome 10, CAS_Tse_1.0, whole genome shotgun sequence genome encodes:
- the HDC gene encoding histidine decarboxylase: MEPGEYRERGKEMVDYICQYLSNVRERRVTPDVQPGYMRAQLPDSAPVEPDSWDNIFRDIEKIIMPGVVHWQSPHMHAYFPALTSWPSLLGDMLADAINCLGFTWASSPACTELEMNVMDWLAKMLGLPDTFLHHHPDSQGGGVLQSTVSESTLIALLAARKNKILEMKVSEPDTDESTLNSRLVAYASDQAHSSVEKAGLIALVKMKFLPVDENFALRGEALKKAIEEDRNQGLVPVFVCATLGTTGVCAFDSLSELGPICAAEGLWLHIDAAYAGTAFLCPEFRLFLNGIEYADSFAFNPSKWMMVHFDCTAFWVKDKYKLQQTFSVNPVYLRHANSGAATDFMHWQIPLSRRFRSLKLWFVIRSFGVKKLQAHVRHGTEMAKYFESLVRSDPLFEIPAKRHLGLVVFRLKGPNWLTEKVLKELSKSGSLFLIPATIHDKFIIRFTVTSQFTTREDILRDWHIIQQTSAQIINQHYMLHPSNSADGAKIPNIISNPSPIADNGISPFQTEVGEHKAPSRKIIVQPKKVAVSPTTCVVSQHLEAQVDPLDDCFPEDVPDVTKHKLSSFLFSYLSVQDKKKTARSLSCNNVPTIGHPKAAASEKNGSHSSDKILSKLPKEVMMLKKSAFRKLIKFYSVPSFPECSIQCGIQLPCCPLQAIV, encoded by the exons ATGGAACCAGGGGAGTACAGAGAGAGAG GGAAAGAAATGGTGGATTACATTTGCCAGTATCTAAGCAACGTGAGAGAGAGACGGGTGACTCCAGATGTGCAGCCTGGTTACATGAGAGCCCAGCTGCCAGACAGTGCCCCTGTAGAGCCAGACAGCTGGGACAACATCTTCAGAGACATTGAGAAGATTATCATGCCTGGG GTTGTCCATTGGCAGAGTCCACATATGCACGCCTACTTTCCAGCTCTTACCTCCTGGCCTTCCCTCCTGGGGGACATGCTGGCTGATGCTATTAATTGTTTGGGATTCACATGG GCCTCCAGTCCAGCCTGTACAGAACTGGAAATGAATGTAATGGATTGGCTGGCGAAAATGCTGGGCCTTCCAGATACGTTCTTGCACCATCACCCAGACAGCCAGGGAGGAGGAGTATTACAG AGCACTGTTAGTGAATCAACCTTGATTGCTCTGCTAGCAGcgagaaaaaacaaaattctggaaATGAAGGTTTCGGAGCCAGATACTGATGAGTCCACACTGAACTCTCGTCTTGTTGCTTATGCATCTGATCAG GCTCATTCCTCAGTAGAAAAGGCTGGCTTGATTGCTCTTGTGAAGATGAAATTTCTGCCTGTGGATGAGAACTTTGCCCTCCGAGGCGAAGCCCTGAAGAAAGCCATCGAAGAAGACAGAAACCAAGGCCTAGTGCCTGTCTTT gtttgTGCGACGTTGGGTACAACTGGTGTCTGTGCTTTTGACAGTCTATCAGAGCTGGGTCCAATTT GTGCCGCTGAGGGTCTCTGGCTTCATATTGATGCTGCCTATGCAGGAACTGCATTTCTCTGCCCTGAATTTCGATTATTTTTGAACGGCATTGAATATGCAGATTCTTTTGCTTTCAATCCTTCTAAATGGATGATGGTTCACTTTGACTGCACTGCATTCTG GGTCAAAGACAAATACAAGTTACAGCAAACCTTCAGTGTTAATCCCGTCTACCTCAGACATGCCAATTCAGGGGCTGCTACTGATTTCATG CACTGGCAAATTCCATTAAGTCGTCGGTTTCGCTCTTTGAAGCTCTGGTTTGTGATTCGTTCCTTTGGGGTGAAAAAGCTTCAAGCCCACGTCAGACAT gGCACTGAGATGGCAAAATACTTTGAATCTTTGGTCAGAAGTGATCCCCTCTTTGAAATTCCTGCCAAGAGACACCTTGGATTGGTTGTATTTCGTTTAAAG ggtcCTAACTGGTTGACAGAAAAGGTCTTGAAAGAACTGAGTAAATCTGGCAGCCTCTTCCTCATTCCAGCTACCATTCATGACAAGTTCATCATCCGCTTTACTGTAACGTCTCAGTTCACAACCAGAGAGGACATTCTGCGAGACTGGCACATCATCCAACAAACTTCAGCCCAAATCATTAACCAGCATTACATGCTGCATCCCAGCAACTCTGCTGATGGGGCCAAAATCCCCAACATAATAAGTAACCCCAGTCCTATTGCTGATAATGGTATTTCTCCGTTTCAGACGGAGGTAGGCGAACACAAAGCGCCTTCCAGAAAGATAATAGTGCAGCCTAAAAAGGTAGCAGTCAGTCCCACTACATGTGTGGTCAGTCAACACCTGGAAGCCCAAGTGGATCCTCTGGATGACTGCTTTCCAGAAGATGTCCCAGATGTCACCAAACATAAGTTATCCTCTTTCCTATTCAGCTACTTATCTGTACAAGACAAGAAAAAGACAGCCCGCTCCCTCAGCTGCAACAATGTGCCAACCATTGGCCACCCGAAGGCAGCAGCCTCTGAGAAAAATGGTTCTCACTCTAGTGATAAAATCCTTTCCAAGCTGCCCAAAGAGGTCATGATGCTCAAAAAAAGTGCCTTCAGAAAACTGATCAAGTTCTACAGCGTCCCTAGCTTTCCCGAATGCAGCATTCAGTGCGGCATTCAGCTGCCTTGCTGTCCTCTGCAAGCAATTGTTTAA